Sequence from the Nerophis ophidion isolate RoL-2023_Sa linkage group LG10, RoL_Noph_v1.0, whole genome shotgun sequence genome:
ccaaaaaaaaaaagggaataagcggtagaaaatggatggatggatgttttccaataaatatattaagtatttatgtatgtagaaaatttttgaaaaatctcacttCACTCCTCAATAAAAGGACTACTGCTCTACAACTCGTCATTGCACACGCTTTGACATCACACAACCAAAGTGACAGCTCTatatcatgttgtgtgagacttgtgcagaacgtttgtggctgcaagacgtacttattcaacagccatacaggtcacactgagggtggccgtataaacaactttaacactgttacaaatatgtgccacgctttgaacccacatcaaacaagaatgacaaacacattttgggagtacatccgcaccctaacacaacttaaacacaagagaacaaatacccagaacaccttgtaGCCCTAACTctcccacctcaaccaacgcaagtagggagggtggggggttggtggtagcgggggggtatGTATATTGtcacccggaagagttagggctgcatgggattctgggtatttgttctgttgtgtttatgttgtattacggtgcggctgttctcctgaaatgtgtttgtcattcttgtttggtgtaggttcactgtctggcacatatttgtaacgatgttaattaattttttacagccaccctcagtgtgacctgtatggctgttgatcaaatgtCTCGCAACATCACACGTGTGTACTGCACAGCCAGATGCAACAAATAAATGGGCTTGGACGCTGTTAGTACAGagtgtagagggcgctaaaagcaGTGTCATTATGGCAACCCAtgagtattgttgattgggtaaaaatcggcagGGATTTCTAAAGAATGGATACTctgaaattaaaggcctactgaaatgagattttcttatttaaacggggatagcaggtccattctatgtgtcatacttgatcattttgtgatattgccatatttttgctgaaaggatttagtagagaacacccacgataaagttcgcaactttcggtgctaagataaaagccctgcctctaccggaagtcgcagacgatgacgtcacatgtttgatggctcctcacatattcacatcgtttttaatgggagcctccaacaaaaagtgctattcggaccaacgaaacgacaatttccccattaatttgagcgaggatgaaagatttgtgtttgaggatattgatagtgacggactagagaaaaaaaaaaaaaacacgattgcattgggacggattccgatgtttttagacacatttactaggttaattctgggaaatcccttatctttgctgtgttgctagtgttttagtgagttaaatagtacctgatagtcggaagggtgtctccacgggtgtgttgacgtgcagtgtctcagtggagtcgacggcagctatggatgacacaagctcagcttttctccggtaagaactgactttttaaccaaaattttctcaccgaaacctgctggttgacattcggtcaggatccatgttagcttgaccgtgctctgatccataggaaagtttcacctccaggaattttaaacaaggaatcaccgtgtgtttgtgtggcaaaagtctaaagcttcccaactccatctttctactgtgacttctccaatattaattgaacaaattgcaaaatattcagcaacacagatgtccaaaaaactgtataattatgccgttaaagcagacgacatttagctgtgtgtgtgcgcagcgctcatacttcctaaaaacccgtgacgtcttcaatcaatcaatcaaagtttatttatatagccctaaatcacaaatgtctcaaaggactgtacaaaccattacgactacgacatcctcggaagaacccacataagggcaaggaaaactcacaaccagtgggacgccagtgacaatgctgactatgagaaaccttggagaggacctcaaatgtgggcaacccccccactctaggggaccgaaagcaatggatgtcgagcgggtctaacatgatactgtgaaagttcaatccatagtggctccaacacagccacgagagttcagttcttGCGTACACgatgtttcgaagacgaaactcagGTCATCATACCGATGTtatcaacaggatacttggcgcgaaatttataattgcaatttagtaaactaaaaaggccgtattggcatgtgttgcaatgttaatatttcatcattgatatataaactatcagactgcgtggtcggtagtaatgggtttcagtaggcctttagggggACTCTTGGCAAGTATGACGTGGTCAAGCTCCGTTCATATTAATCTCGCGGGCCGCATCTACATttaattgtcatatcaaagtgcgggccgcatgtttgagacccctgtcctaAAGTCTCCAAGCCCCACTAGAATGAGACCTGCTCATTTTAGTTACCATGATGCAACAAGACGTGTAAACAGAGTATGCATCCCCCATGATTATTGCAGAATGGACTCTGATCTTGTTTCCCTCTTTCTAGGTTGTGTGCGGAGCGGTGCGACTATTTGGGTCATAAATGGAGACAAGCTGACACCCAATGACCCGGACAGCCACACAACCACAACCACCCCCACATGAGAAGAAGTGATCAGACCTGAAGAACAAGACACAAACCTTTTTGGGCCGACATGGACGGGGAGGACGATGTCTCGCACACAGGGGAGGACGTGCTTGGCTCCATAGACAAGAAACGAGAGGCGAAGGGGATCTGCCTAAAGATCGAGGGTCAGGATGGATATGTGTTTAAATCCTACAGCATGAACCCCCGAGAGACTATGGCTATCAAGTCGTCTATCTCCTCAACACTGGATAAAGACCTCCCTCCCTCCGTCCATGTATGTTCTCAGGGTAAGACAGAAAAAGACCCAGTGTCTCAGTCTCTTTCAAGCAAATGGCTCGGCATCAGCACAGATGAAAACGCAGAGAAAGAAAACTACGAAATTGCTAACGAGCCGAATGAGCACATTAAAGAAGAAAGTCGGGAGACAAACGATTTAGAGGATGAAACACAGGATTTTGAAAAATTGGAATTCGGCCCTTTTTTGACAAGAGATGGGGATGACTATAGTAACCTGCTAAATGGCTACACAAGCACTCTTTACGATGTTGCCATGGACGCTGTCACCCAAAGCCTTCTGGCGTCGATGAGAAGCCAAACTAACTCTAGGAAAAAGTCCCCCGCATGGAATCATTTCTGCATATCACCGAGAGATAACACCAAAGCAATCTGTTTGTACTGCATGAAAGAGTTCAGTCGGGGAAAGAACGAGAAAGACCTCAGTACAAGCTGCTTGATGAGACACGTGCGAAGGGCCCACCCTACCATGCTCTACCAAGATGGCGCCGACGCATCAGCGCACACTCTGAGTTCTTTAGCCTCCTCTTTGATCCCTCCTTCGCCAAACTCGCCAAAAAACGGGGACGTAAACAATGTAACGTATCCTGGGTCAAAGAACACGTCACCGTCCACGTCTTCTGCtgaaaattctgacttatcatcCAAAGAGGCGTTACCCAAAGTCGAACCAAAACCTGAGCCTGTTTGCAGCACGCTTGCACCCTCGCATTCTTGTGAAAACAACCTTGAAGACATGTCTGACGGAAGCACCGAACGCCTTCCCTGTAACCCAAAAAGCGCAAGTTCCCGTCGTAGATCGGCTGTATGGAAACACTTCTACCTTTCACCCTTGGACAGTTCCAAGGCGGTATGCATCCACTGCATGAATGAATTCAGCAGGGGGAAAAATGGGAAGGATCTTGGCACAAGTTGTCTTATTCGTCACATGTGGAGAGCCCACAAAGAGGTCGTCATTGAGGAAAATGGACTAGGCAATCACATCCCTCCACCCTACACAAACCCGCCGTCACTCTTGTCCCGCACACCAATACATGACCCGCTAGATGTAAAAAAAGAATCACCACTTCCGTCTTCACCAGAAACCATATCAGATGAGGTATCCCAAGCTGCGGTGGAAAGCATGGATATAAAAGAGGAATCTGATGAAGCTATGCTTCTATCCGAACAGGAACCCTCTCTCAATCTGCTTTTTAGCGGTCCTGAAGAGGATACACCTGTAACTTCATCGCCATGTGATCTCTCTGAGGCTCCCAACCTCAACCAGAATCATGCTATATTTCAGCagaacaaaaaaataatgaaacgGGTAAAATCCGAGGTCTGGCAGCATTTCCTTGTATCGCCCGTTGACCAGTTAAAAGCACTGTGCCGTTACTGTCCATGCGTCATCAGTCGTGGGAAACGGGGGGACTTTGGCACAAGCTGTCTAATGAGGCACCTCATGAGGCGCCACCCAGACGTCctacaaaaccaaaaaaacaccGACAAGGAGCCCTCCCCCCAGCCCTATGTTGACATGACCCCAGACACAGTTTCAACCAAAGAAACTGAAAGCCCTGCCAGTGAGAAAAAGCCACAAACCGGCATCAGTAAGAAGACGTCCAAACTGTGGAACCATTTCTCGATTTCACCGACTGACCCCACCAAGGTGATTTGTTTGCACTGTAGCCGCACTATAAGTCGAGGCAAAAAGACTACAAACCTCGGCACCAGCTGCCTCTTCAGGCACATGCAGAGGTTTCACAGACAATTCCTCGAAAGCAACAATACTATCTCAGGTGACGTGCCATCTGCTGAAATTTGCGTCAAACAGGAACTCGTAGATATGTCCGTTTACGACGCGAAGCAGAGCCACGAGAGGTTTGACGAACACCACCCAGTTgccaaaaaaataaccaaacttaTCGCTGAAATGATTGCACTGGATCTTCAGCCATCATCCATGGTGGAAAATGCTGGACTGAACCGATTACTAGAGTACCTCCAGCCTCAGTATTGTCTACCAACCTCATCTTACTTCACCAGCACTGCAATACCAGATATGTACGCGAAGGTGAAGGACGTCGTGCTGACACACCTGAAAGAGGCTGAGGGTGGAGTCATCCACTTCACAACGAGTATTTGGGTCAGTAGTCAGACAAAGGAGTACTTGACCCTCACTGCTCACTGGGCAACTTACGAGTCCAGCGTCAGACCCCAGGGCCAGGACTTCCACTGCTCAGCTCTCCTAAGTGTGTCCAACATAGACTGTGACCAGGATATGCACGACATCCCAAAGCAGCTGGAGTATCTCTGGGATTCATGGATCGTCTCCTCAGGGCTGAAGAAGGGTTTCACTGTGACCGACAACGCCAGCATCAGAAACAATCTGGAAGACCACGGCCATGTCACAGTGCAGTGTTTCGGACACACAATTGACCTCATTGTTAGCGAAGCCATAAAGAGCCAGAGAATGGTTCAGAACCTTCTGAGTATCGCACGAAAGATCTGCGAGCGCGTGCACCGCTCGGCCAAGGTGAAGGAGAAGCTGGCCGAACTCCAGAGAGACCACCATCTACCGGAGAACCAACTTGTTCAGGACATCCCTTCTAAATGGAGAACTTCCCTTTTAATGCTGGAGCGGCTGTTGGAGCAAAAAACCGCCATTGACGAGATGTCAATCGAGTGCAATTTCAGGGAGATCATCAGCTGCGACCAGTGGGAGGTGATCCAGTCCGTCTGCCATACACTGAAACCTTTCGACGTGGCCTACCAGGAAATCAGCAGCCGCACTGCCACTCTGGGACAAGTGATACCACTCATTCATATCCTCAATCGAAAGATAGACCTGCTGTTTGACGAGACCGTGGGCATAGACACCATGCTCAAGTCCCTCAAAGAAGCAATGGTGAGCAGAATTTCAGCCACCTTGCACGACCCACGCTTCACCTGGGCGACCATGCTGGACCCCCGTTATAAGACTTCATTGTTCACAGAGGAAGATGCAGAGCAATGCAAGCAAGACCTGATCCAGGAGCTGTACTTGTTTTCTTCTACCTCAGCAGAAAAGTCCTCACTGCCCAACAGCTGCAACAAAGCCCTCGCGCCCGACGGCACGGCCATTTCCAGAAAGGACAACATCTGGTCCCTGATGGCCGACTTAAGGCAAAAGGTCAAACAAGAGAAGCCAAAGTCCTCCGAATTGGCAGTTCTGGAGTACTTTGAGGAGGACATACTGGATCAAAGCTGTGACCCGCTGGACTATTGGAACCTTAAGAAGTTCCTATGGCCCGAGCTGGCAAAGGTAGCCGCCCGCTACGTGGGCTGCCCGCCCAGCATCGTTCCAGCAGAGTCGCTGTTCAGCACTGCCGGCGGCAACTGTGCCCGAAGCCACCCCAGACCTTCACTGGAAAACATGGAGGGTCTGCTCTTCCTAAAAGTCAACCTCCCTCTGATCTACTTTCAATACTGATAAAGCATTAACTTGAAAGCCctttaataataacaaaaaaaaggacCAAGTGACATAGCTGTGAAATGGAGTTTTCTATGATGTGATGTACAGTATCATGCTATACACTGATTTCTTGCTATGCTGCAGCcgggttttgttatttttttgataagttttgtttatcttttttggggggggggggggggggggggtaattttATTGCGTGTACTACTGTTTGAACACATTGAAGTTCATGAAGTCTCAGTGAAAAAGTGTATCAGGGAGGGGTTTTCTAGCTGTAGGGGTTGTGTGTTTGCCCGATTCTTCTTGTGTGTTGTCTCTCGACTCCTCTTTTCGTGCCTTATCCAAATCTACTTCAGGTCAAAAAATGCTGTAAATATTTCTCGATGAAATCCGCGCAACCCCCTTCAGGTTGCTTTTGAATATAATATTACTGATGCAGAGTTTTTTCCCTGTGAAAACGCGGCCCAAAAAATGAATGCTGTGactgaaaaatgttttaagttaatGTTATTTAATTTTCATTGTGAAATTGTGGCTCATGGTACTGTCATATAGagctagactttttttttttcttttcttttttaaacctaCTGAATTGTTTTTAATAAGACTGTAAGATATTGCTGTATTTTCTGAATAAGACATTTGGAATATACAATTTGTCTCTTAAGCACAATTTAGGTTTATGATCAGGGGATTAATTTATGGGTTTGAAAAaagaaatgtatttgttttataacAAACCAAATTAGAAAAATGTTTTAGCATTGAAACTGGAACCAGTTTgtaaataaaggtttttttttcccttacACTAGATTGCAGAGTTTTTCTTTTTCGTAGTCAGGCATTTTAATGTTTGTAAAGTCTGTAAATCGGGGGTATCAAACTTGTTTTTGAGgcccacatcacagttatggccGCCCACAACGGCAAATAGTATGAATTCGCCCATGcatttgatttcttttttttaaaaatgtacacttaTTTAAAAagaaactgtagattttacaataAATCTGACAACTGAGTCACCAAAAAGGTACCTTAAAATATACAGTTTTAAAGTACCTCcgtttttcaatggaaaaaaattgatagtTTAGtctccagaattttactgtaaaattttaatttttttaattaataccaCTTTATAAAAATTGTGGCCACTGAACCGCTAAACACGGTACCattttttcccatttacagtaatacagtgtaaaaaaaacgtaGACTTTACGATAAAATGGAAGCTCAGTCGACAAGAATTTAGCagtaaaaatgttagttttttcaatttgcagtaatatgttgtaaaaatgactgaagtgaagtgaattatatttatatagcgcttttctctagtgactcaaagcgctttacatagtgaaacagagtttttcttttttgtagtcAGGCATTTTAATGTTTGTAAAGTCTGTAAATCGGGGGTATCAAACTTGTTTTTGAGgcccacatcacagttatggccGCCCACAACGGCAAATAGTATGAATTTGCCCatgcatttgatttttttttttttaaatgtacacttATTTAAAAggaaactgtagattttacaataAATCTGACAACTGAGTCACCAGAAAAGAACCTTAAAATATACAGTTTTCTAAAAAGTACCTCtgtttttcaatggaaaaaaaattgGTAGTTTAGTCTccagaattgtactgtaaaatttagtttttttttttttaaaattaataccACTTTATAAAAATTGTGGCCACTGAACCGCTAAACACggtaccatttttttaatttacagtaatacaccgtaaaaaaaCGTAGACTTTACGATAAAATGGAAGCACAGTCGACATGAATTTAACagtaaaaatgtcagttttttcaatttgcagtaatatgttgtaaaaatgactgaagtgaagtgaattatatttatatagcgcttttctctagtgactcaaagcgctttacatagtgaaacagagtttttcttttttgtagtcAGGCATTTTAATGTTTGTAAAGTCTGTAAATCGGGGGTATCAAACTTGTTTTTGAGgcccacatcacagttatggccGCCCATAACGGCAAATAGTATGAATTTGCCCatgcatttgatttttttttttttaaatgtacacttATTTAAAAggaaactgtagattttacaataAATCTGACAACTGAGTCACC
This genomic interval carries:
- the zbed4 gene encoding zinc finger BED domain-containing protein 4; translation: MDGEDDVSHTGEDVLGSIDKKREAKGICLKIEGQDGYVFKSYSMNPRETMAIKSSISSTLDKDLPPSVHVCSQGKTEKDPVSQSLSSKWLGISTDENAEKENYEIANEPNEHIKEESRETNDLEDETQDFEKLEFGPFLTRDGDDYSNLLNGYTSTLYDVAMDAVTQSLLASMRSQTNSRKKSPAWNHFCISPRDNTKAICLYCMKEFSRGKNEKDLSTSCLMRHVRRAHPTMLYQDGADASAHTLSSLASSLIPPSPNSPKNGDVNNVTYPGSKNTSPSTSSAENSDLSSKEALPKVEPKPEPVCSTLAPSHSCENNLEDMSDGSTERLPCNPKSASSRRRSAVWKHFYLSPLDSSKAVCIHCMNEFSRGKNGKDLGTSCLIRHMWRAHKEVVIEENGLGNHIPPPYTNPPSLLSRTPIHDPLDVKKESPLPSSPETISDEVSQAAVESMDIKEESDEAMLLSEQEPSLNLLFSGPEEDTPVTSSPCDLSEAPNLNQNHAIFQQNKKIMKRVKSEVWQHFLVSPVDQLKALCRYCPCVISRGKRGDFGTSCLMRHLMRRHPDVLQNQKNTDKEPSPQPYVDMTPDTVSTKETESPASEKKPQTGISKKTSKLWNHFSISPTDPTKVICLHCSRTISRGKKTTNLGTSCLFRHMQRFHRQFLESNNTISGDVPSAEICVKQELVDMSVYDAKQSHERFDEHHPVAKKITKLIAEMIALDLQPSSMVENAGLNRLLEYLQPQYCLPTSSYFTSTAIPDMYAKVKDVVLTHLKEAEGGVIHFTTSIWVSSQTKEYLTLTAHWATYESSVRPQGQDFHCSALLSVSNIDCDQDMHDIPKQLEYLWDSWIVSSGLKKGFTVTDNASIRNNLEDHGHVTVQCFGHTIDLIVSEAIKSQRMVQNLLSIARKICERVHRSAKVKEKLAELQRDHHLPENQLVQDIPSKWRTSLLMLERLLEQKTAIDEMSIECNFREIISCDQWEVIQSVCHTLKPFDVAYQEISSRTATLGQVIPLIHILNRKIDLLFDETVGIDTMLKSLKEAMVSRISATLHDPRFTWATMLDPRYKTSLFTEEDAEQCKQDLIQELYLFSSTSAEKSSLPNSCNKALAPDGTAISRKDNIWSLMADLRQKVKQEKPKSSELAVLEYFEEDILDQSCDPLDYWNLKKFLWPELAKVAARYVGCPPSIVPAESLFSTAGGNCARSHPRPSLENMEGLLFLKVNLPLIYFQY